The following are encoded together in the Capsulimonas corticalis genome:
- a CDS encoding DNA polymerase III subunit alpha, with product MYIELHCHSPYSFLDGASTIEELVRQAALFGMPALAITDHNTLTAAVKFHEVCEQYGIKPIYGTEVTMSDGSHLTLLAKSRTGYGNICRLLSTAYAIGGRLTPALPWDQLGLHTEGVICLTGCRQGKISSLIRDHRYNDALEIARQLKAIFGADLFIELQDDSTPHATRVCHELVLMARRIGARCVATNNVHYATSDGMIAHDIKRCISMGITVADNHIARPFNSERRMKSAQEMCDLFAWCPEAIASSMMIAEQCSGDGIMPLGEEITPAYPTPGGIEVAQHLRHLAFSGATRRYRGLPDQVRRRLNEELTVIDMLGYSSYVLHAARIVQWARGEGITVTGRGSAADSIVMYGLNLTDVDVIERRLPFARFLSVGKRPDVDIDFEARRRDDVFRWVARTYGEENVALCNTYATYHAKGALRDVGKALALPPQALAWFTRHISGFADASKIAESFQRNPELRAYASLTKRFEQLFDLCSKIAGHPRHMGSHSSGLVISGLPLSNLNVVTPSARGVLPIVMLDKDDVETAGSVKLDILSLPILAVVKDAERDIQRSDANFQYDTIPREDQATYRMLWSGANMGAFQLGSPAQAALATQLHPSDFEHTVAAIALIRPGPIKARAVKKYVAARNGYSRIEYLHPALEPILGRTYGVCCFQEQVSYIIAAMLNINDAQAEVWRKQLAKHARFGTMGQARQSFVKRACYVHRDLSLENAHKIMDELEGWGSLGFTESHSASFALTAQKTAYMICHRPIQYYSALMSSDTPCGFYAPQSIAAEARRRGAQILPLSINESALACTTDDQAISIRIGFCLLSGIRNEDVDAILAQRESGAYRSLLDFCVRVPLRRDLLESLILCGAFDDLHDYNRRGLIWRLNETIAKAQAIRADTTSSSQQRLELRMVGADATPIAWEIEDFSDWDKLLWEWRIISVTTSCHPFAHLRQSLAARGIITAHEAMQLKTGYRATVAGLNIRPHRPPNKAGGRFLFTTIEDESAYMQTAFYNDAIENNMATILLSPAVIVRGKMVRKGYGCSMEVEKAWPLSIKDFRPAESVESRQELVEVARTGARSYR from the coding sequence TTGTATATAGAACTGCACTGCCATTCGCCATATTCATTCCTCGATGGCGCATCCACAATAGAAGAACTTGTCCGTCAGGCGGCGCTGTTTGGCATGCCTGCTCTGGCAATCACCGATCACAACACGCTCACCGCCGCAGTCAAGTTTCACGAAGTTTGCGAGCAGTACGGCATAAAGCCGATCTACGGAACCGAAGTCACAATGAGCGACGGCAGTCACCTGACCCTACTCGCCAAGTCCCGCACGGGCTACGGAAATATCTGCCGCTTACTGTCCACCGCGTACGCCATCGGCGGTCGCCTCACGCCAGCTCTGCCGTGGGATCAGCTTGGTCTTCACACCGAAGGGGTGATCTGTCTCACAGGATGTAGACAAGGAAAAATCAGTTCGCTCATTCGCGATCATCGCTACAACGACGCGCTTGAAATTGCGCGACAACTCAAGGCGATTTTCGGCGCCGATCTCTTCATCGAGCTGCAAGACGACAGCACCCCACATGCCACCAGAGTCTGCCACGAGTTGGTCCTTATGGCGCGGCGGATCGGAGCGCGTTGCGTTGCAACGAACAACGTCCACTACGCCACCAGCGATGGAATGATCGCCCACGACATCAAGCGCTGCATTTCCATGGGGATCACGGTGGCCGACAACCATATCGCCAGGCCCTTCAATTCAGAGCGGAGGATGAAGTCAGCGCAAGAGATGTGCGATCTGTTCGCCTGGTGTCCTGAAGCTATCGCCAGTTCGATGATGATCGCTGAACAGTGCAGCGGCGACGGGATCATGCCGCTTGGGGAAGAAATCACTCCTGCCTATCCGACGCCAGGGGGCATAGAAGTGGCGCAACATCTCCGACACCTCGCCTTTAGCGGCGCTACACGGCGATATCGTGGACTTCCTGATCAGGTACGCAGACGGCTGAATGAAGAGCTGACCGTGATCGACATGCTGGGCTATTCATCTTACGTACTTCATGCGGCCAGAATTGTGCAGTGGGCGCGGGGTGAAGGGATCACGGTGACTGGACGTGGTTCTGCTGCTGATTCAATTGTGATGTACGGACTAAATTTGACAGATGTCGATGTGATCGAAAGACGATTGCCTTTCGCGAGATTTTTGTCCGTTGGAAAACGCCCAGATGTAGACATCGACTTCGAAGCGCGGCGGCGTGATGATGTGTTCCGCTGGGTTGCACGAACTTACGGCGAGGAGAATGTGGCGCTTTGTAATACATACGCAACATATCACGCAAAAGGTGCGTTGCGAGATGTCGGTAAAGCATTGGCGTTGCCGCCACAAGCCCTAGCGTGGTTCACGCGCCATATCTCGGGATTTGCCGATGCTAGTAAGATCGCCGAATCGTTTCAACGAAACCCTGAGCTTCGCGCTTACGCATCTTTAACTAAGAGATTTGAACAGCTCTTTGACTTGTGCAGCAAAATCGCAGGACACCCGAGACACATGGGTTCACACAGCTCTGGGTTGGTGATTAGTGGCCTTCCTCTCTCCAACTTGAATGTGGTTACGCCTTCGGCGCGCGGTGTATTGCCCATTGTGATGTTGGACAAGGATGATGTTGAGACCGCTGGTAGTGTGAAGCTCGACATTCTCTCCTTGCCCATACTCGCAGTCGTGAAAGACGCTGAGCGCGACATCCAGCGGTCGGATGCAAACTTCCAATACGACACCATTCCACGCGAGGACCAAGCGACTTACCGCATGCTGTGGAGCGGCGCAAACATGGGGGCATTTCAACTCGGTTCCCCTGCTCAGGCTGCTCTCGCAACCCAGCTTCATCCAAGCGATTTTGAGCACACTGTGGCCGCGATTGCACTTATAAGACCAGGTCCAATAAAAGCGCGGGCTGTCAAGAAATACGTCGCGGCGCGTAATGGGTACTCAAGAATCGAATATCTCCATCCAGCATTGGAGCCGATCCTTGGGCGGACTTACGGCGTGTGTTGCTTCCAGGAACAAGTCAGCTACATCATCGCAGCCATGCTGAACATTAACGACGCCCAGGCCGAAGTTTGGCGTAAGCAACTGGCTAAACACGCGCGTTTCGGAACGATGGGGCAGGCGCGGCAGAGTTTTGTGAAGCGAGCGTGTTACGTGCACCGCGACCTTTCTCTTGAAAACGCACACAAGATCATGGATGAACTGGAGGGATGGGGTTCCTTGGGCTTCACCGAGTCCCATTCTGCGTCATTCGCCCTCACCGCGCAGAAAACGGCTTACATGATCTGTCATCGTCCGATCCAGTATTACTCCGCGCTCATGAGCAGCGATACTCCCTGCGGGTTCTACGCTCCACAATCAATTGCAGCCGAGGCACGGCGGCGCGGAGCGCAAATCCTCCCGCTAAGCATCAACGAAAGCGCCTTGGCCTGCACCACGGACGACCAGGCGATCTCGATCCGCATTGGATTTTGTCTGCTCAGCGGCATCCGCAACGAGGACGTGGATGCTATCTTGGCACAGAGAGAAAGTGGCGCCTACCGCAGCCTCCTCGACTTCTGCGTGCGTGTTCCACTTCGCCGCGATCTGCTTGAGAGCTTGATCTTGTGCGGCGCGTTCGACGACCTTCATGATTACAATCGGCGCGGCCTCATTTGGCGGCTGAATGAAACCATCGCCAAAGCCCAGGCGATCCGCGCCGACACCACGAGCAGTTCACAACAGCGCCTAGAACTCCGCATGGTCGGCGCGGACGCCACACCAATAGCCTGGGAAATCGAGGATTTCAGCGACTGGGATAAACTGCTCTGGGAATGGCGGATCATCTCGGTGACCACGAGTTGTCATCCGTTTGCTCATCTGAGACAGTCGCTGGCGGCGCGAGGCATCATTACTGCGCACGAAGCGATGCAGCTAAAAACGGGGTACAGGGCGACTGTGGCGGGCTTGAACATCCGACCTCATAGGCCGCCAAATAAGGCTGGCGGAAGATTTCTCTTCACGACTATCGAGGATGAATCGGCGTATATGCAGACCGCGTTTTACAATGACGCGATTGAGAACAACATGGCCACGATTTTATTGTCTCCTGCGGTGATCGTGCGAGGGAAGATGGTGCGCAAAGGTTATGGGTGTTCGATGGAGGTGGAAAAGGCGTGGCCGCTGAGCATCAAGGATTTCCGCCCAGCGGAGAGCGTTGAGAGCCGCCAGGAATTAGTCGAGGTGGCGCGGACTGGGGCGCGGAGTTATCGATGA
- a CDS encoding DinB/UmuC family translesion DNA polymerase produces the protein MIVCIRMEVIGIACERARLPHLIGQPIVLATADGAVRCASAEARSMGISKGLSTSTASALCQGLIVLPYDQASYAETAEAIWDVIAVETNSVEPINPELYYAEFDGPDIAGRVQHLARTIADKIGVPISVGLGSSKLVAHAAAMVKPQDRDAQVHVEVIEQSHEPYLLAQFPVDFLPGVDAKLIQRLGKLGVTTIGNIRKIPAPELERQVNKQMALKLRRLAIGEDSDPVKALWPQQKIEHRHVFDDEVRHDEIIAQALQACVVKIAFDLQRGGKYCRTVALTIKADDQSFVHENEHLYSPSHDAATLLRTANRLLARLWLQKPVVEISVAVTGIDAGGSVQLTLLDTANNSDSFAHERKISLEAEMRTLRKRYGPASVVTGSLLLKSSKLNLWTHALTKRRDERVRVSMDQYGRPLRYSRSGRSAYDGGRYEIVRVIDQWRSSTWSWGKIAEVDAFRVMTEPHGTFELHKIGDEWRLRATAD, from the coding sequence ATGATCGTGTGTATCCGCATGGAAGTTATCGGGATCGCGTGTGAACGAGCGCGGCTTCCGCACCTTATTGGACAGCCGATTGTCTTGGCGACGGCGGACGGAGCCGTAAGGTGCGCATCGGCGGAGGCAAGGTCGATGGGGATATCCAAAGGTTTATCGACATCTACCGCCAGCGCGCTCTGCCAGGGCCTGATCGTGCTACCATATGACCAGGCTTCCTATGCAGAAACCGCTGAAGCGATTTGGGATGTTATCGCCGTAGAGACAAACTCAGTTGAACCGATCAATCCCGAACTGTATTACGCCGAGTTTGATGGACCCGACATTGCTGGCCGCGTGCAGCATCTCGCCAGGACCATCGCCGACAAGATCGGCGTTCCGATCTCGGTAGGATTGGGAAGTTCTAAGCTGGTCGCGCACGCAGCGGCGATGGTGAAGCCCCAGGACCGCGATGCCCAGGTTCATGTTGAAGTGATCGAGCAAAGTCACGAACCGTACTTGCTGGCTCAGTTCCCCGTGGATTTTCTCCCTGGCGTGGACGCCAAACTCATCCAGCGGCTCGGGAAGCTGGGCGTCACGACCATCGGCAACATCCGTAAAATCCCTGCGCCTGAGTTGGAGCGTCAGGTCAATAAGCAGATGGCGCTAAAGCTACGGCGGCTGGCCATCGGGGAGGACAGCGATCCAGTGAAGGCGTTGTGGCCGCAACAGAAGATCGAACACCGACATGTCTTCGATGACGAGGTTCGGCACGATGAGATCATCGCGCAGGCGTTGCAGGCATGCGTAGTCAAGATCGCCTTCGACCTCCAACGCGGCGGAAAATACTGCCGCACGGTCGCGCTCACGATCAAGGCCGATGATCAGTCGTTCGTTCATGAAAATGAACACCTTTACTCGCCATCTCACGACGCGGCGACGTTGCTGCGTACCGCGAACAGACTCCTGGCGCGACTTTGGCTACAGAAACCCGTGGTAGAGATTTCCGTGGCGGTGACAGGAATCGACGCTGGTGGAAGCGTTCAGCTAACGCTCTTGGACACGGCGAACAACTCGGACAGCTTCGCTCATGAAAGGAAGATCAGCCTGGAAGCCGAGATGCGGACGCTCCGAAAACGATACGGGCCAGCCTCGGTGGTGACGGGCTCGCTTCTGCTCAAGTCGTCAAAGTTGAATCTTTGGACCCACGCCCTTACCAAGCGCCGCGATGAGCGCGTGCGGGTCTCCATGGACCAATATGGACGGCCACTTCGATACAGCCGTTCAGGGCGCTCAGCCTACGACGGCGGGCGATATGAGATTGTTCGGGTGATCGACCAGTGGAGATCGTCAACGTGGTCCTGGGGCAAGATTGCTGAAGTGGATGCGTTTCGCGTGATGACTGAACCTCACGGAACATTCGAACTGCACAAGATCGGTGATGAGTGGCGTCTGCGGGCGACGGCGGATTAG
- a CDS encoding toxin-antitoxin system HicB family antitoxin: protein MAANGYVHWAVVHNIVIQANHPVNGVMQTVELFVTNVPQDLEYQIVKDTIEQAGYFFGDSGVRWGNYQIVPDKDWITGWEHEFTYPNKTKISYDELLEQSKIEKRITLRLPPIIHNYLAYSASLTNSSLNQLITEILGDWQQDKMRAQVNRFEISVRHEIQSYMNYLEAISLGGPRDDLRAHRDAIMNAYDAYKDACRGANIQPDPDVLVYIPTSMRSE from the coding sequence ATGGCAGCAAACGGATACGTTCATTGGGCCGTCGTCCACAACATCGTTATTCAAGCGAATCACCCAGTGAATGGGGTTATGCAGACGGTGGAATTGTTTGTGACCAATGTCCCTCAAGACCTCGAATATCAAATCGTGAAGGATACGATAGAACAAGCAGGTTATTTTTTTGGAGATTCTGGGGTGAGGTGGGGTAACTATCAGATCGTTCCTGATAAAGATTGGATTACTGGATGGGAGCATGAATTCACCTACCCAAACAAAACAAAAATTTCATACGATGAGCTTCTTGAGCAGAGCAAAATCGAAAAGCGAATAACTCTTCGACTACCACCAATAATTCACAATTATTTGGCGTATTCAGCCTCTTTGACGAATTCGTCATTGAACCAGTTGATCACTGAAATATTAGGAGATTGGCAGCAAGACAAGATGCGAGCACAGGTGAATCGATTTGAGATTTCAGTTCGCCATGAGATTCAATCATATATGAATTATTTGGAAGCAATATCGCTCGGTGGACCGCGTGATGATCTCAGGGCACACCGTGACGCCATAATGAATGCTTATGACGCATACAAAGATGCTTGTAGGGGGGCGAATATACAACCTGACCCTGATGTACTGGTGTATATACCTACCTCAATGCGGTCTGAGTAA
- a CDS encoding AlbA family DNA-binding domain-containing protein yields MIDLIDAQVSEGLTIDYKADCNRTADGSGFDFFGLHKDIASFANSSGGDLVVGMKEGKGEESGLPKELVGIQGQSAESIKLKLQQSADSAIEPRVEFSMKDIPLERGGFALIIRIKRSLFKPHGVLKDHRYCFAQRNNSGNVNMDIRQIRDAFIGADSIVKEIRSFISQRVEAIERSGANTVLAEKDVPYFKFSPNAKYAIHLIPLNVIDNPEPISLQSFKDDSGVYRKLAAWGYNFRYNLDGIFTSNEKGTYPHNYGYTYMQAYRNGIFECVDSQLLGQERYISTPQFEKQLTETIHNLLDVADIVGVSPPVMLSISFYNMKNRLLDTGSFDRSTILLPELILDDLDIDANPAKALKPILDMFHQAAGNDKSPLGN; encoded by the coding sequence TTGATTGACCTGATTGATGCACAGGTCAGTGAAGGATTGACGATTGACTATAAAGCCGATTGCAACCGCACGGCTGACGGCAGTGGCTTTGATTTCTTCGGTTTGCACAAAGATATTGCTTCTTTTGCGAATTCATCTGGCGGCGACTTAGTAGTCGGAATGAAGGAAGGCAAAGGGGAAGAGAGCGGATTGCCCAAAGAGTTGGTCGGCATACAAGGGCAATCGGCAGAATCGATCAAACTCAAGCTACAACAATCGGCGGATTCCGCAATAGAGCCACGTGTGGAGTTTTCAATGAAAGATATTCCACTAGAGCGTGGCGGTTTTGCGTTAATAATCAGGATAAAGCGCAGTTTGTTTAAGCCTCACGGTGTGCTGAAAGACCACAGATATTGCTTTGCTCAAAGAAATAATTCGGGGAACGTCAACATGGATATCAGGCAAATCCGAGATGCTTTTATTGGTGCTGACAGCATTGTGAAAGAGATCAGGTCTTTTATTTCACAACGTGTAGAAGCGATTGAGAGGTCAGGGGCGAACACTGTATTAGCCGAAAAAGATGTACCATATTTCAAATTTTCACCAAATGCGAAATACGCAATACATTTGATACCGCTTAATGTGATTGACAATCCAGAACCCATTTCACTACAATCTTTCAAAGATGATTCTGGCGTATATCGCAAACTTGCCGCTTGGGGCTATAATTTTCGTTACAATTTGGATGGCATATTCACATCGAACGAAAAAGGCACATATCCCCATAATTACGGCTACACATACATGCAAGCATATCGCAATGGGATATTTGAATGCGTTGATAGCCAACTATTAGGGCAAGAGCGATATATCAGCACTCCACAATTTGAAAAGCAACTTACAGAAACAATTCACAATTTATTGGATGTGGCTGATATTGTCGGCGTTTCTCCCCCTGTCATGCTCAGTATTTCATTTTATAACATGAAAAACCGACTACTGGATACTGGCAGCTTCGACCGCAGTACCATTTTGTTGCCAGAATTGATACTGGATGATCTTGATATCGATGCGAATCCTGCCAAAGCGTTAAAGCCGATCTTGGACATGTTCCACCAGGCGGCTGGAAATGACAAATCTCCACTAGGCAATTAG